In Acidimicrobiales bacterium, a genomic segment contains:
- a CDS encoding site-specific tyrosine recombinase, protein MAPRAVGSAPSTPARPAPPARRDTVARPGPPGTHDTAGTHDTAGVDDIADGTRLLSREAEEFLTWLTVEQGRARNTVAAYRRDLRSYEAFLAGRGRSVGDADLASVEEHLAARRAAGLGPASVARALAALRGLHHFLIEEGGATADPTADVRPVRPPRRLPKAIDEDEVERLLATTTDDDPASIRDRAILEVLYGTGMRVSELAGLSLGDLGSDTGLVRVLGKGDKERLVPMGSCARDALDDWLGPWGRPELEPRRWARRGDAEAVFLNARGGRLTRQGVWGVLKKRARAAGIEGKLHPHVLRHSCATHMLAHGADIRVVQELLGHASIATTQLYTRVSPEHLRQAYEQAHPRAGRGSGQ, encoded by the coding sequence GTGGCCCCACGCGCCGTCGGCTCGGCCCCGTCCACACCCGCCCGGCCCGCCCCGCCCGCCCGGCGCGACACGGTCGCCCGACCGGGACCGCCCGGCACGCACGACACCGCCGGCACGCACGACACCGCCGGCGTCGACGACATCGCCGACGGGACGCGCCTGCTCAGCCGCGAGGCCGAGGAGTTCCTGACGTGGCTGACCGTCGAGCAGGGCCGGGCCCGCAACACCGTGGCCGCCTATCGGCGCGACCTGCGTTCCTACGAAGCCTTCCTGGCCGGGCGCGGGCGGTCGGTGGGGGACGCGGATCTGGCCAGCGTGGAGGAGCACCTGGCTGCCCGGCGCGCCGCCGGCCTCGGGCCGGCATCGGTGGCGCGTGCCCTGGCGGCCCTGCGCGGCCTGCACCACTTCCTCATCGAGGAGGGTGGCGCCACGGCCGACCCGACCGCGGACGTCCGCCCGGTCCGCCCGCCGCGCCGGCTCCCCAAGGCCATCGACGAGGACGAGGTCGAGCGGCTGCTCGCCACGACGACCGACGACGACCCCGCGTCGATCCGGGACCGGGCCATCCTGGAGGTGCTCTACGGCACGGGGATGCGCGTCTCCGAGCTGGCCGGGTTGTCACTCGGCGACCTCGGGTCGGACACCGGGCTCGTGCGCGTGCTCGGCAAGGGCGACAAGGAGCGGCTCGTCCCCATGGGCAGCTGTGCGCGCGACGCCCTCGACGACTGGCTCGGCCCGTGGGGCCGACCGGAGCTCGAGCCGCGGCGCTGGGCGCGGCGCGGCGATGCCGAGGCCGTGTTCCTGAACGCCCGGGGCGGCCGTCTGACGCGCCAGGGCGTGTGGGGCGTGTTGAAGAAGCGGGCGCGCGCCGCGGGGATCGAGGGCAAGCTCCACCCGCACGTCCTGCGCCACTCGTGCGCCACGCACATGCTGGCCCACGGCGCCGACATCCGCGTGGTGCAGGAGCTGCTCGGCCACGCGTCGATCGCCACGACGCAGCTGTACACCCGGGTGTCACCCGAGCACCTCCGCCAGGCCTATGAACAGGCACATCCGCGCGCCGGACGGGGGTCTGGGCAGTAA
- the recN gene encoding DNA repair protein RecN, with the protein MLVELRVRDLGVIESVALDLGTGMTALTGETGAGKTLLVEALELLVGGRADPGLVRPGAAEALVEGRFVVDDEEVILARAVPAQGRSRAWVDGRMAPVAALAEAGGRLLELHGQHAHQSLLDAAAQRRALDAFAGTDLGPLEAARARRRALHHELDGLGGDERARARETDLLRYQLEEIDGAALSGPLEDDELAEEEDRLAQATSHRQAAADALAALDAGEGGRAAAVDLIGTARAALDGRDPLAPLAQRLAALQADAADTASDLRHVVETWDADPARLEEVRTRRQQLRELTRKYGEGPAGILAFAEEARHRLAELDAVEERATALQAAIDGVEAEVRSAEAAVGTARRAAAPRLADAVEERLRGLAMPHARIEVTVDGDDPGDDVSFLLGANPGEAVLPLAKVASGGELARAMLALRLVLTEAPPTMVFDEVDAGVGGEAARAVGRALAEVAEHHQVLVVTHLAQVAACARQQLGVRKEVEAGRTVARTTPLEGEDRVVELARMLSGRPGSATARRHAEELLAPPARARGLHR; encoded by the coding sequence GTGCTCGTCGAACTGCGGGTGCGCGATCTGGGGGTGATCGAATCGGTCGCCCTCGACCTCGGGACCGGCATGACCGCGCTCACGGGCGAGACCGGTGCGGGCAAGACGCTCCTCGTCGAAGCGCTCGAGCTCCTCGTGGGCGGGCGCGCCGACCCGGGCCTGGTGCGCCCCGGGGCCGCCGAGGCGCTCGTCGAGGGACGCTTCGTCGTCGACGACGAGGAGGTGATCCTCGCTCGCGCCGTCCCCGCACAGGGGCGGTCGCGTGCCTGGGTCGACGGCCGCATGGCGCCGGTGGCGGCGTTGGCCGAAGCCGGTGGGCGCCTCCTCGAGCTCCACGGCCAGCACGCCCACCAGTCGCTGCTCGACGCGGCCGCCCAGCGCCGCGCCCTCGACGCCTTCGCCGGCACCGACCTCGGGCCGCTCGAGGCCGCCCGCGCCCGGCGGCGGGCGCTGCACCACGAGCTCGACGGCCTCGGCGGCGACGAGCGCGCCCGGGCCCGTGAGACCGACCTCCTGCGCTACCAGCTCGAGGAGATCGACGGGGCCGCCCTGTCGGGCCCGCTCGAGGACGACGAGCTGGCCGAGGAGGAGGACCGCCTGGCGCAGGCGACGTCGCACCGCCAGGCCGCCGCCGACGCGCTCGCCGCCCTCGACGCCGGCGAGGGGGGACGCGCCGCGGCCGTCGACCTCATCGGCACGGCCCGGGCCGCCCTCGACGGCCGCGACCCCCTGGCGCCGCTCGCCCAGCGCCTGGCCGCCCTGCAGGCCGACGCCGCCGACACCGCCTCCGACCTGCGCCACGTGGTGGAGACCTGGGACGCCGACCCGGCGCGCCTGGAGGAGGTGCGCACACGACGCCAGCAGCTGCGCGAGCTGACGCGCAAGTACGGGGAGGGCCCCGCCGGGATCCTGGCCTTCGCCGAGGAGGCGCGCCACCGGCTGGCCGAGCTCGACGCCGTGGAGGAGCGGGCCACGGCCCTGCAGGCGGCGATCGACGGGGTCGAGGCCGAGGTCCGGTCGGCCGAGGCCGCCGTGGGCACGGCCCGCCGCGCCGCGGCACCTCGGCTGGCCGACGCCGTCGAGGAGCGCCTCCGGGGGCTGGCCATGCCCCACGCCCGGATCGAGGTGACCGTCGACGGGGACGACCCCGGCGACGACGTGTCCTTCCTCCTCGGCGCCAACCCCGGGGAGGCCGTGCTGCCCCTGGCCAAAGTGGCCTCGGGGGGCGAGCTGGCCCGGGCCATGCTCGCCCTGCGGCTGGTGCTCACCGAGGCGCCACCGACCATGGTGTTCGACGAGGTGGACGCGGGCGTCGGTGGCGAAGCCGCCCGGGCGGTGGGCCGGGCCCTGGCCGAGGTGGCCGAGCACCACCAGGTCCTCGTGGTCACCCACCTGGCCCAGGTGGCCGCGTGCGCCCGGCAGCAGCTCGGCGTGCGCAAGGAGGTCGAGGCCGGGCGCACCGTCGCCCGCACGACGCCGCTCGAGGGCGAGGACCGCGTCGTCGAGCTGGCCCGCATGCTGTCGGGCCGGCCCGGCTCGGCCACCGCCCGGCGCCACGCCGAGGAGCTCCTGGCGCCCCCGGCCCGCGCCCGGGGCCTCCACCGGTAG
- a CDS encoding HAD-IIA family hydrolase, with the protein MAADHGAVTATPGASGRGTWVVDLDGVIWLAEQPIPGSADAIARLRAAGYGVVFATNNAAPTLAELRQRLARAGIDAASGDLVTSAQAAASMLEPGSTAVVCGDAGVLEALAARGVSVVAEGPADAVVVGWTRHFDFDLLATAATAVRDGARFVGTNEDPTHPTPQRLLPGSGAILAAVATAAQATPEVAGKPHEPLVALLRSRVPDAVLVVGDRPSTDGALARRLGLPFALVRSGVTGDGREPMVVEPDEEADDLAALVTRHLAADG; encoded by the coding sequence ATGGCCGCGGACCACGGTGCAGTCACCGCCACCCCGGGCGCGTCGGGCCGGGGGACGTGGGTCGTCGACCTCGACGGTGTGATCTGGCTGGCGGAGCAGCCCATCCCCGGCTCCGCCGACGCCATCGCACGGCTGCGTGCCGCCGGCTACGGCGTCGTCTTCGCGACCAACAACGCCGCGCCCACCCTCGCCGAGCTCCGTCAACGCCTGGCGCGCGCCGGTATCGACGCCGCGTCCGGCGATCTCGTCACCTCGGCCCAGGCGGCGGCGTCGATGCTCGAGCCGGGCTCCACCGCCGTCGTGTGCGGCGACGCCGGCGTGCTCGAAGCCCTGGCGGCCCGGGGTGTGTCCGTCGTCGCCGAGGGCCCGGCCGACGCCGTGGTGGTGGGATGGACACGACACTTCGACTTCGACCTCTTGGCGACGGCGGCGACCGCCGTGCGGGACGGGGCCAGGTTCGTGGGGACCAACGAGGACCCCACCCACCCCACGCCGCAGCGCCTCCTGCCCGGGTCGGGGGCGATCCTGGCGGCCGTGGCCACCGCCGCCCAGGCCACGCCGGAGGTCGCCGGCAAGCCTCACGAACCCCTGGTGGCCCTGCTGCGCAGCCGCGTCCCCGACGCCGTGCTGGTCGTGGGGGACCGACCTTCCACCGACGGCGCGCTGGCGAGGCGGCTCGGGCTCCCGTTCGCGCTGGTGCGCAGCGGCGTGACCGGCGACGGGCGCGAGCCCATGGTGGTCGAGCCCGACGAGGAGGCCGACGACCTCGCGGCCTTGGTGACGCGCCACCTGGCGGCCGACGGCTGA
- a CDS encoding NUDIX hydrolase: MPPPDGGSPPGRSPLTDTTPAAGFRHLGDDVRVEGWRISLVSAEFEAPDGTRFTRDVVRHPGAVAVVPVTDRGTVLLVRQYRGPIDRELLEIPAGTRDVAGEPPEETARRELEEEVGVRAGTMQLLGTVFNTPGFCDEETLLYMAGGLVPGTAARHGHEERFIEVVEVALADVDAMTASGALVDAQTVLGLLLARHALARPRP, from the coding sequence GTGCCGCCTCCTGACGGCGGGTCCCCGCCGGGCCGCTCCCCGCTCACCGACACCACTCCCGCCGCCGGGTTCCGCCACCTCGGTGACGACGTGCGCGTCGAGGGCTGGCGGATCTCACTGGTGAGCGCCGAGTTCGAGGCTCCCGACGGCACGCGCTTCACACGCGACGTCGTGCGCCATCCCGGCGCGGTGGCCGTCGTGCCCGTCACCGACCGCGGCACCGTCCTCCTCGTCCGTCAGTACCGCGGGCCCATCGACCGCGAGCTGCTCGAGATCCCCGCGGGGACACGCGACGTCGCCGGTGAGCCACCCGAGGAGACGGCGCGCCGGGAGCTCGAGGAGGAGGTCGGCGTGCGCGCCGGCACCATGCAGCTGCTCGGCACCGTGTTCAACACGCCGGGGTTCTGTGACGAGGAGACGCTCCTCTACATGGCGGGCGGGCTCGTGCCCGGCACGGCGGCGCGCCATGGCCACGAAGAGCGCTTCATCGAGGTCGTCGAAGTGGCACTGGCCGACGTCGATGCCATGACGGCGTCGGGCGCGCTCGTCGACGCGCAGACCGTGCTCGGCCTCCTGCTGGCGCGCCATGCGCTGGCGCGGCCGCGCCCCTGA
- a CDS encoding TraR/DksA family transcriptional regulator, translating to MPNEASTVDHRALLEEERADLLAKLDELGLSGASLTYDSNFADSSQVTAERGEVEALGASLRETLADVERALAKLTDGSYGVCEDCGQPIDPLRLEAKPAARYCIDCAAKH from the coding sequence GTGCCCAATGAGGCCTCCACCGTCGATCACCGCGCCCTGCTCGAGGAGGAGCGTGCGGACCTCCTGGCCAAGCTCGACGAGCTCGGGCTGTCCGGCGCGAGCCTGACCTACGACTCCAACTTCGCCGACTCCAGCCAGGTGACCGCGGAGCGTGGCGAAGTGGAGGCGCTGGGGGCGTCGCTCCGGGAGACCCTCGCGGACGTCGAGCGGGCGCTGGCCAAGCTGACCGACGGGAGCTACGGCGTGTGCGAGGACTGCGGGCAGCCGATCGACCCGCTGCGCCTGGAGGCGAAGCCCGCCGCGCGGTACTGCATCGACTGCG
- a CDS encoding CTP synthase, giving the protein MTKYVFVTGGVSSSLGKGLTASSLGRLLKCRGLRVTMIKLDPYINVDPGTMNPFEHGEVFVTHDGGETDLDLGHYERFIDVELRQTSNATTGSIYQAVIDKERRGDYLGKTVQVIPHVTDEIKERIQRLASEEIDVVIVEVGGTVGDIEIVPFLEAIRQFRHDVGRDNVCYVHLTLVPYLAPSGEQKTKPTQHSVTELRSRGIQPDIIVCRSDQPISDGLKRKISLLCDVPSEGVISAVDAPSIYEIPLVLHDEGFDRVVCQMLAIDSALHPVDLSGWEKVVNQVSASERPVRIGVVGKYVNLPDAYLSVGEALRHAGFHHGAKVEVDWIQAEKVPDLLGTERMLQLDGMVIPGGFGERGIEGKILAARFAREREIPCLGLCLGLQVMVIDVARHLAGLEGANSREFDTVTPYPVIDLMDDQHNVVDMGGTMRLGSYFAQLEPGSMVAAAYEATVVSERHRHRYEVNPRWRPKLEEAGLLCSGTSADGMLVEFVELPGHPFWVGTQAHPEFKSRPDRPHPLFRELLAAALARAEGRLPRLIAIDADVGAAS; this is encoded by the coding sequence GTGACCAAGTACGTCTTCGTCACCGGTGGCGTCTCCTCCTCACTCGGCAAGGGCCTCACCGCCTCCTCGCTCGGCCGGCTGCTCAAGTGCCGCGGCCTGCGGGTGACGATGATCAAGCTCGACCCGTACATCAACGTGGACCCGGGCACGATGAACCCCTTCGAGCACGGTGAGGTGTTCGTCACCCACGACGGCGGCGAGACCGACCTCGACCTCGGGCACTACGAGCGCTTCATCGACGTCGAGCTGCGCCAGACCTCCAACGCCACCACGGGGTCCATCTACCAGGCGGTGATCGACAAGGAGCGCCGCGGCGACTACCTGGGCAAGACCGTCCAGGTGATCCCGCACGTCACCGACGAGATCAAGGAGCGCATCCAACGGCTCGCCTCCGAGGAGATCGACGTCGTCATCGTCGAAGTGGGTGGGACCGTGGGCGACATCGAGATCGTCCCCTTCCTCGAGGCCATCCGCCAGTTCCGCCACGACGTGGGGCGCGACAACGTCTGCTACGTGCACCTCACCCTGGTGCCGTACCTGGCGCCGTCGGGGGAGCAGAAGACCAAGCCCACCCAGCACTCCGTGACCGAGCTGCGCAGTCGGGGCATCCAACCCGACATCATCGTGTGCCGCTCGGACCAACCCATCTCCGACGGGTTGAAGCGCAAGATCTCCCTGCTGTGCGACGTGCCCAGCGAAGGGGTGATCTCGGCGGTCGACGCGCCGAGCATCTACGAGATCCCCCTCGTCCTGCACGACGAGGGCTTCGACCGCGTGGTGTGCCAGATGCTCGCCATCGACAGCGCGCTGCACCCCGTCGACCTGTCGGGATGGGAGAAGGTCGTCAACCAGGTCTCCGCGTCGGAGCGGCCGGTGCGCATCGGCGTCGTCGGCAAGTACGTCAACCTCCCCGACGCCTACCTGTCGGTGGGGGAGGCGCTGCGCCACGCCGGGTTCCACCACGGCGCCAAGGTCGAGGTCGACTGGATCCAGGCCGAGAAGGTCCCCGATCTCCTCGGCACCGAGCGCATGCTCCAGCTCGACGGCATGGTCATCCCCGGCGGCTTCGGCGAGCGCGGCATCGAGGGGAAGATCCTCGCCGCCCGGTTCGCACGCGAGCGCGAGATCCCGTGCCTCGGGCTGTGCCTGGGCCTCCAGGTGATGGTCATCGACGTCGCCCGGCACCTCGCCGGCCTCGAGGGCGCCAACTCGCGAGAATTCGACACGGTCACGCCGTACCCTGTCATCGACCTCATGGACGACCAGCACAACGTGGTGGACATGGGCGGCACCATGCGCCTCGGGTCCTACTTCGCGCAGCTCGAACCGGGCTCGATGGTGGCGGCGGCCTACGAGGCCACGGTGGTGTCGGAGCGGCACCGGCACCGCTACGAGGTGAACCCCCGCTGGCGCCCCAAGCTCGAGGAGGCCGGCCTGCTGTGCTCGGGCACCTCCGCCGACGGCATGCTGGTCGAGTTCGTGGAGCTCCCCGGGCACCCCTTCTGGGTGGGGACGCAGGCCCACCCGGAGTTCAAGAGCCGACCGGACCGGCCCCACCCGCTGTTCCGGGAGCTCCTGGCCGCAGCCCTGGCCCGCGCCGAGGGTCGCCTGCCGCGACTGATCGCCATCGACGCCGACGTCGGTGCCGCCTCCTGA
- a CDS encoding TrpB-like pyridoxal phosphate-dependent enzyme, which translates to MRFILTEDRLPQAWFNVVPHLPEPLQPPLHPGTRQPIGPDDLAPLFPMALIGQEVTAEPWVDIPGEVLDVLRSWRPTPLVRARRLEEALDTPARIYYKDESVSPAGSHKPNTAVPQAFYNKAEGVPRLTTETGAGQWGSALAFATARFGLECKVYMVRASYDQKPYRRVMMEVWGADVEPSPVDDPSHPGSLGAAISDAVRDAVGRDDSHYSLGSVLNHVLLHQTVIGLEAKEQLALAGEERPDLIIGSCGGGSNLGGIALPFVPDADVDLLAVEPSSCPTLTEGRFEYDFGDTAGMTPLLAMYTLGHDFVPPSIHAGGLRYHGDAPIICNLVKNGRMRATAYRQGKVFDAAVQFARTEGPIPAPETAHAIRAVIDEALAAREAGEAKVILFSYSGHGLLDLGAYDDYLHGRLIED; encoded by the coding sequence ATGCGCTTCATCCTCACCGAAGACCGACTCCCCCAGGCGTGGTTCAACGTCGTCCCCCACCTGCCCGAGCCCCTGCAGCCGCCGCTGCACCCGGGCACGCGCCAGCCCATCGGCCCCGACGACCTCGCCCCGCTCTTCCCCATGGCGCTCATCGGCCAGGAGGTCACGGCCGAGCCGTGGGTCGACATCCCCGGCGAGGTGCTCGACGTGCTGCGCTCGTGGCGCCCGACCCCCCTGGTGCGGGCCCGGCGCCTCGAGGAGGCGCTCGACACCCCGGCGCGGATCTACTACAAGGACGAGTCGGTCTCCCCGGCGGGATCGCACAAGCCGAACACGGCGGTCCCCCAGGCCTTCTACAACAAAGCCGAGGGCGTCCCCCGGCTCACCACGGAGACCGGTGCGGGCCAGTGGGGCAGCGCCCTCGCCTTCGCCACGGCGCGCTTCGGCCTCGAGTGCAAGGTGTACATGGTGCGGGCGTCGTACGACCAGAAGCCCTACCGCCGCGTGATGATGGAGGTGTGGGGCGCGGACGTGGAGCCCTCCCCCGTCGACGACCCCTCTCACCCGGGATCGCTGGGGGCCGCCATCAGCGATGCCGTGCGCGACGCCGTGGGCCGCGACGACTCGCACTACTCGCTCGGGTCCGTCCTGAACCACGTGCTGCTGCACCAGACGGTGATCGGCCTGGAGGCCAAGGAGCAGCTCGCCCTGGCCGGGGAGGAGCGCCCCGACCTCATCATCGGGTCCTGTGGCGGCGGGTCGAACCTGGGCGGCATCGCCCTGCCCTTCGTCCCCGACGCCGACGTCGACCTGCTGGCCGTGGAACCGTCCTCGTGCCCCACGCTCACCGAGGGACGCTTCGAGTACGACTTCGGGGACACCGCGGGGATGACGCCGCTGCTGGCCATGTACACGCTGGGCCACGACTTCGTCCCGCCGTCCATCCACGCCGGCGGACTGCGGTACCACGGCGACGCCCCCATCATCTGCAACCTGGTGAAGAACGGGCGCATGCGGGCGACGGCCTACCGGCAGGGCAAGGTCTTCGACGCCGCCGTGCAGTTCGCACGCACCGAGGGCCCGATCCCCGCGCCCGAGACCGCCCACGCCATCCGCGCCGTCATCGACGAGGCGCTGGCGGCGCGCGAGGCGGGCGAGGCCAAGGTCATCCTGTTCTCGTACTCGGGCCACGGCCTGCTCGACCTGGGTGCCTACGACGACTACCTCCACGGGCGACTCATCGAGGACTGA
- a CDS encoding NAD(+)/NADH kinase: MATVAFVVHPFRPEAASIASRAGAWLTERGHTVVQLDDVAPPGSDVSEDGDGEGADIRPAGGAAGPSLEDSVDLAVSLGGDGTMLRTVALACTAGVPVLGVNLGRLGYLTEIEPHGLEGALERFLAGDYSVEERMTLEVALEPAGGGPPRHGATVVLNEAVVEKTVPGHTIRVTASIAGRPFVTYAADGLLVATPTGSTAYNLSAHGPILSPGLRALVLTPVSPHMLFDRPLVLDPEQWVRLELVAPRPAVLVLDGQSVDSLRPGDAVVCRMGPSPARLVTFGPRDFFSILRARFHLADR, translated from the coding sequence GTGGCCACCGTGGCGTTCGTCGTTCACCCCTTCCGCCCCGAGGCGGCCTCGATCGCGTCGCGCGCCGGCGCGTGGCTGACCGAACGTGGGCACACCGTCGTGCAGCTCGACGACGTGGCGCCCCCCGGGTCGGACGTCTCCGAGGACGGCGACGGGGAGGGCGCCGACATCCGGCCCGCCGGCGGCGCGGCGGGCCCGTCGCTCGAGGACTCGGTCGACCTGGCCGTGAGCCTCGGGGGCGACGGCACGATGCTGCGGACCGTGGCGCTCGCGTGCACGGCGGGTGTCCCCGTCCTGGGCGTGAACCTGGGCCGCCTCGGCTACCTCACCGAGATCGAGCCGCACGGCCTCGAAGGCGCGCTCGAGCGGTTCCTGGCCGGCGACTACAGCGTGGAGGAGCGCATGACCCTCGAGGTCGCGCTCGAGCCGGCTGGAGGTGGGCCGCCGCGCCATGGCGCCACCGTCGTGCTCAACGAGGCCGTCGTCGAGAAGACCGTGCCCGGCCATACCATCAGGGTGACGGCGTCGATCGCGGGACGGCCGTTCGTCACCTATGCCGCCGACGGGCTGCTCGTGGCGACGCCCACGGGCTCCACGGCGTACAACCTCTCGGCGCACGGGCCGATCCTGAGCCCGGGGCTGCGGGCCCTCGTCCTCACGCCGGTGTCGCCGCACATGCTCTTCGACCGCCCGCTCGTCCTCGACCCCGAGCAGTGGGTGCGCCTCGAGCTGGTCGCCCCGCGACCCGCCGTGCTCGTCCTCGACGGGCAGAGCGTGGACTCGCTCCGACCCGGCGACGCCGTGGTGTGCCGCATGGGCCCCTCCCCGGCGCGCCTGGTCACCTTCGGGCCGCGCGACTTCTTCTCCATCCTGCGAGCCAGGTTCCACCTGGCGGACCGCTGA
- a CDS encoding TlyA family RNA methyltransferase has translation MTPAPVRRRLDAELVRRGLAGSRESARALVESGVVLVAGALADKSARLVSESEPVVVGDDRSKRFVSRGGDKLDAALERFGVDVAGCRCLDAGASTGGFTDCLLRRDAASVVAVDVGYGQLAPALRHDARVTVRERTNVRALTREDAGEAPFEVVVADLSFISLATVAPVLAGEMAAPGAAIVVLVKPQFEAGRAQASRGKGVIRDPAVRRRALDQVASALASQGATIMGAMASPLLGPAGNAEFFLHARAHEAPPGLSTPSDPAVAAMLDAAVVAAPDADADATPRTPTGPGPGEG, from the coding sequence CTGACACCAGCGCCGGTCCGCCGCCGGCTCGACGCCGAGCTCGTGCGGCGGGGTCTCGCCGGCTCGCGTGAGAGCGCGCGTGCCCTCGTCGAGTCCGGCGTCGTGCTCGTGGCGGGTGCGCTCGCCGACAAGTCGGCGCGCCTCGTGTCCGAGTCCGAGCCGGTCGTCGTCGGGGACGACCGCTCGAAGCGCTTCGTCTCGCGCGGCGGGGACAAGCTCGATGCCGCCCTCGAGCGCTTCGGTGTCGACGTGGCCGGGTGCCGGTGCCTCGACGCCGGCGCGTCGACGGGCGGGTTCACCGACTGTTTGCTGCGGCGGGACGCGGCCTCGGTCGTGGCCGTGGACGTCGGCTACGGCCAGCTCGCCCCGGCGTTGCGCCACGACGCCCGGGTGACCGTGCGGGAACGGACCAACGTGCGCGCCCTGACGAGGGAGGACGCCGGGGAGGCGCCCTTCGAGGTCGTCGTGGCCGATCTGTCCTTCATCTCCCTTGCCACCGTGGCGCCGGTGCTTGCCGGCGAGATGGCCGCGCCGGGCGCCGCCATCGTCGTCCTGGTCAAGCCCCAGTTCGAGGCGGGACGCGCCCAGGCCAGCCGGGGGAAGGGCGTGATCCGCGACCCCGCCGTGCGCCGCCGGGCCCTCGACCAGGTGGCCTCCGCCCTCGCGTCGCAGGGAGCCACCATCATGGGGGCCATGGCATCGCCCCTGCTCGGCCCGGCCGGCAACGCGGAGTTCTTCCTGCACGCCCGGGCCCACGAGGCGCCCCCCGGGCTTTCGACACCGTCGGACCCCGCCGTGGCGGCCATGCTCGACGCCGCGGTGGTGGCGGCACCCGACGCCGATGCAGACGCCACCCCCCGCACGCCGACGGGCCCCGGGCCCGGGGAAGGGTAG